The segment GATCCCTCTTGATTTAATTCAAGTCCTATTATTGGTGCATTATTTTCGTTTAAATAAGCTGTTGCTTTTTTTACATCTTTACCAGTAAGAACTGTAGTTTTATCAGGTCCTACAAATTTAAGTTCTCCTGTTTTTATAACGCTATCTATAATTTCTTTAGCATCAAATTTTCCTGGAATTTCAATTCTAATTCTATTTCTTCCTTCTTTAGACACAACAGTCTCACTTACACCCATTTTATTTACCCTCATAGATATAAGTTCTATTGCTTTGTCCATAGTCTTTTGATCTACTTTTCCTTGAATTTCTTCAACTACAGAAACCCCTCCTTGAAGATCCAATCCCTTGTTTATTCCTTGAGAAATTGGCACTATTTCATATCCGAATAATTTTAATCCATTTATACTTACAAATGCAGCAAAAAAACTATAGCTACACTTAATATAAATAGAAAGATACTTTTCTTCCTATTTTTCTTCATGTTTATCCCCCTTTACTAAGTGATAATATTTTTAATTATAGTACCTTATTACTATTTAGTCAATATAGTAAATTATAGATTATTCTTCCATCATGCTTTCAGCCTTCAAGGCTATAGCACATTCTATTCTTTTCTTTTGCATTTTACAGCCTAATTCATATGGCTTATGAATATCACCATTAAAATTATAGTTATTTGCTTGACATCCACCACTACAATAAAATCTTGCCCAGCAGTCTTTACATTTTGGTTTATTATATATATGAGCTTCACGGAATTTTTTGGCTATATCCATATTCATATCATCTTCGTATATAGTTCCCAATTTAAAATCTTCGTTTCCTACGAACTGATGGCATGGATACACATCTCCAGTTGGTGTTATAGCTACATATTCATGTCCTGCACCACAACCTGAAATTCTTTTATATACACAAGGTCCTCCATTTAAATTAATATTAAAATGATAGAAATTAAAGGAGTTTCCTTCTTTTTGCCTCTTAGACATTTCCCTATAGAGTTTATCGTACTGCTCAAATATAACCGGTAAATCCTCTTCTCTTAATGATAAAGGACTTTCTTCTGGAAGCACTACAGGCTCTACTGATATTTCCTTAAATCCTAAGTCAACAAAATGTTTAATATCATTATAAAAATCAGTGTTTTCACGAGTAAAAGTTCCCCTTACATAGTGCTGCTTTTTAGGATCTCTTTTTTCAACCATTTCTTTTATTTTCGGTAAAATGGTATCATAACTTCCTTTTCCCTCAGCATCAAATCTTACTCTATCGTTGACTTCTTTTCTTCCATCTATACTAAGCACTATGTTAACCATGTTCTCATTTAAATAATTCATTATCTCATCATTTAATAAAGTACAATTTGTAGTCATGGTAAATCTAATGCTTTTATTGTACCTCTTTTCAAGTTCTCTTCCATAATTAACTATTTCTTTAATGTTTTCAAAAGCAAGTAATGGTTCTCCTCCAAACAAATCGACCTCAATATTTTTTCTAGGTCCTGAATGTTTTACTACAAAATCTAAGGACTTTTTACCAACTTCAACAGACATAATTTGACTTTGTCCATGATATTTTCCCTCATCAGCAAAACAGTATTTACATCTTAAATTGCATGCATGAGTAACATTTAAACACAAGGCTTTTATATATGAAGCTCCTTCTGTGCTTTTTTTAGCTATATCTTCATACAAATCTTTTGTGTAAATAAGACCCTCTTTTATTAATTCTTCTATTTCCTTATGAGCTTCTCTTATATCTGCATCTGAGTATTTACATTTATACTCTTTTATTAGTTCCTCTACAGATTTTAATCTATCATCATCTAATAAGTCATATACTAATTCATCTACAATATGTACAGAACCTGTATTTACATCTAGAACGTAATAGGTATCCTCTTGTTTAAATTTATGAATGTTTGCCACTTTTTTTGCCTCCCTATTAAAATTTAAGACAGTAACATAAAGTTACTGTCTCTAAATTATATCAGCATACACTAATTTTCACAAGCTAAATTAGCAACTGTGCAAGAAGTCTTACATGCTGATTGGCATGAGTTTGCACACTCTTTGCATCCTGGTTTCTTTAAACTTTCTTTTATGTTTGCTTTGTTTATAGTTTTTATATGTTTCATGTAAATTCCTCCAATCGTTATTTTTACTAACTCTACTTCCATAAACTCGTTATAAATTATATCACAGATTGCTGATTAAATAAAGATTTTCTACATATTAATTCCTAGCATACCTGACAATACACCTACAATTAAAGCTAAAGAAATTCTAATTAAATCCCTAAAATTCAAAGCAATATCTCTTCCTGCAAATACAGAGACAATATACAAAATAAGCATATACAAAAAGCCAAGATAAGACCTAACATCCAGCCTCTTTGCCCTGATTTTCTTGCAGAATAGAAAGCTCCATACATTATGCTTATTAATGTAAGTATTAAAATAAATACTCCCTTTATAGCTTCTACACTTGGTAAGAAGAAACTAATTATTGAAAAAATCACCATAGCAGCTATAGTTACTATAAAAGCCTTTATTAACCCATCTAAAACACAATGAAATCTTTTTTTATTCAAAACATAACACCTCCTATTTATCTAATAAAATATATGATACTAGAAGGTGTTTAATGCCTTTATTATTTTTCTTCAGTGTTATTTATAATACTACCTATAGCATTTTTGAAAATTTAATTCTTGCTTTATCTGGTCCTGTTTGAAGTATAACATAATCTTCTTTCATAGAAGTAATTATACCTATTACTCCCCCTCTTGTCATAACCTCATCATTCACTTTTAATTCCTGAAGCATATTATTATATTTTTTCTTCTTTTCTTTTCAGGAATTATTAGTATCAAATAAAGAAATGCAAAACTAACAACAAGTGTTAAAATAGGAATTAGTCTTTCCATTTTTATTCCTCCTCTTTATATAATTTTAAGCTCTGCCATTCCAATGAACTAATTTCTCTTCTTTAAATTCTTTAAAATAATCACCATCTATAGCATTTCTAATATCCTCCATTAATTTGTTGTAAAAGTGCAAATTATGAAGGACACATAGTCTCATAGCAAGCATTTCCTTTGCTTTAAACAAGTGTCTTATATATGCTCTTGTATAATGAGTACAAGTAGGACAAGTACAACCCTCATCTATAGGAGCTGAATCTAATTCAAATTTTGCGTTCATAAGATTAATCTTACCATTCTTAGTAAACACATGTCCATGCCTTCCATTTCTAGCCGGTAGCACACAATCAAAAAAATCTACACCTCTATCAACTGCCTCTAAAATATTACTAGGAAGTCCTACTCCCATTAAATATATAGGTTTTTCTTGAGGTAAATAAGGAACAACTGCATCTATTATTCTATACATTTCTTCATGACTTTCTCCTACAGCTAGACCACCTATAGCATATCCATCTAAATTCATTTTAGATATTGTTTTTGCATGTTCAATTCTTATATCTTCATAAACCCCACCCTGATTTATACCAAATAACATCTGTTTATTGTTAACTGTATCAGGAAGAGAATTTAATCTGTCCATTTCAATTTTACATCTTTCAAGCCATCTAGTTGTCCTATTAACTGATTGAGTAACATAATCTCTTGTTGAAGGATTGTGTATGCATTCATCAAAAGCCATAGCTATAGTTGAGCCTAAATTACTTTGTATTTGCATGCTTTCCTCAGGGCCCATGAATATTTTTCTTCCATCAATATGAGAATTAAAATATACTCCTTCTTCCTTTATTTTTCTAATACTAGATAATGAAAATACTTGAAATCCGCCTGAATCTGTAAGTATTGGTCTGTCCCAATTCATAAATTTATGTAGGCCTCCCATTTTTCTTACAACATCATCTCCTGGTCTTAAATGCAAATGATAAGTATTTGAAAGTTCTACCTGGCAGCCAATATCTTTTAAATCCATTGAGGAAAC is part of the Haloimpatiens sp. FM7315 genome and harbors:
- a CDS encoding preprotein translocase subunit YajC, whose translation is MLQELKVNDEVMTRGGVIGIITSMKEDYVILQTGPDKARIKFSKML
- the scfA gene encoding six-cysteine ranthipeptide SCIFF — its product is MKHIKTINKANIKESLKKPGCKECANSCQSACKTSCTVANLACEN
- the tgt gene encoding tRNA guanosine(34) transglycosylase Tgt, which gives rise to MGKYTLLKKSGKIRRGKFETVHGTIKTPVFMNVGTLAAIKGAVSSMDLKDIGCQVELSNTYHLHLRPGDDVVRKMGGLHKFMNWDRPILTDSGGFQVFSLSSIRKIKEEGVYFNSHIDGRKIFMGPEESMQIQSNLGSTIAMAFDECIHNPSTRDYVTQSVNRTTRWLERCKIEMDRLNSLPDTVNNKQMLFGINQGGVYEDIRIEHAKTISKMNLDGYAIGGLAVGESHEEMYRIIDAVVPYLPQEKPIYLMGVGLPSNILEAVDRGVDFFDCVLPARNGRHGHVFTKNGKINLMNAKFELDSAPIDEGCTCPTCTHYTRAYIRHLFKAKEMLAMRLCVLHNLHFYNKLMEDIRNAIDGDYFKEFKEEKLVHWNGRA
- the scfB gene encoding thioether cross-link-forming SCIFF peptide maturase encodes the protein MANIHKFKQEDTYYVLDVNTGSVHIVDELVYDLLDDDRLKSVEELIKEYKCKYSDADIREAHKEIEELIKEGLIYTKDLYEDIAKKSTEGASYIKALCLNVTHACNLRCKYCFADEGKYHGQSQIMSVEVGKKSLDFVVKHSGPRKNIEVDLFGGEPLLAFENIKEIVNYGRELEKRYNKSIRFTMTTNCTLLNDEIMNYLNENMVNIVLSIDGRKEVNDRVRFDAEGKGSYDTILPKIKEMVEKRDPKKQHYVRGTFTRENTDFYNDIKHFVDLGFKEISVEPVVLPEESPLSLREEDLPVIFEQYDKLYREMSKRQKEGNSFNFYHFNINLNGGPCVYKRISGCGAGHEYVAITPTGDVYPCHQFVGNEDFKLGTIYEDDMNMDIAKKFREAHIYNKPKCKDCWARFYCSGGCQANNYNFNGDIHKPYELGCKMQKKRIECAIALKAESMMEE